The following proteins are co-located in the Solanum pennellii chromosome 1, SPENNV200 genome:
- the LOC107026554 gene encoding cullin-1-like isoform X1 encodes MNQLSTIDLEHGWGIIERGITKLKNILEGLPEPQFNSEDYITLYTTIYNMSSKNPVNNCSQQLYDKYREAFEEYNITTVLPSLREKHDEFMLRELVKRWLNNKVMIRWLSRFFHYLERYFISRKSVPGLNEVGVTCFRDQVYQELNGKVRDAVISLIDQEREGEKIDRALVKNVMKVYVEMGMGLMVYYENSFESAMLKDTSAYYSRKASNWIIKDSCPDYMLKAEKCLKQEKDRVSHYLHSSSETELLQKVQHELLSVYATQLLEKEHSGFHALLRDDKVEDLSRMYRLFSKTPRGLDPVANIFKQHVTAEWTALVKHAEDAGRNKKADKRDVVGLLEQVYVRKVIELHDKYLAYVNSCFQNHILFHKAFEETFELFCNKGVAGRSSTELLATFCDHILKRGVSEKLRDDAIEETLEKVVKLLAYISDKDLFAEFYRKKLARRLLFNKSANVEHERSIITKLKQHCGGQFTSKMEGMVTDLILARENQASFEEYVSKNPIANPGIDLTVTVLKTGFWPSYKSFDFNLPTEMIRCVEVFEEFYQTKTKHRKLTWIYSLGTCILNGKFEPKSIELVATTYQASALLLFNASDRLSYQEIMTQLNLSDDDVVGLLHSLSCAKYKILNRQPSTKTISPTDVFEFNSKFTDKMRRIKLPLPPVDEKKKVIENVHKDRQYAIDASIVRIMKSRKVLGYQELVIECVEHLGRMFKPDVKAIKKRIEDLITRDYLERDKDEPNLFKYLA; translated from the exons ATGAACCAACTTAGCACAATCGATCTGGAACATGGATGGGGCATCATTGAAAGGGGCATTACAAAGCTGAAGAACATACTAGAAGGGCTGCCTGAGCCTCAGTTCAACTCAGAGGACTATATAACGCTGTATAC GACCATTTACAACATGTCTTCTAAGAATCCCGTAAATAATTGTTCTCAACAGCTGTATGACAAATATCGTGAAGCTTTTGAAGAATATAACATAACAACG GTATTGCCTTCTTTGAGAGAAAAACATGATGAGTTCATGTTGCGAGAGCTGGTAAAAAGGTGGTTAAATAATAAGGTCATGATCAGATGGTTGTCGAGATTCTTCCATTATCTTGAACGCTATTTTATTTCCCGGAAATCTGTGCCAGGACTTAACGAAGTTGGAGTAACTTGCTTCCGTGATCAG GTCTACCAAGAGTTGAATGGAAAAGTAAGGGATGCTGTTATATCTCTG ATTGATCAAGAGCGTGAGGGAGAGAAAATTGACAGAGCTCTCGTAAAGAATGTGATGAAAGTATATGTTGAAATGGGAATGGGGTTAATGGTTTATTATGAGAACAGTTTTGAATCTGCAATGCTCAAGGACACATCGGCTTATTATTCTCGCAAAGCTTCTAACTGGATCATCAAAGATTCATGTCCAGATTATATGCTGAAA GCCGAGAAGTGCTTGAAACAGGAGAAAGATAGGGTCTCTCATTATCTCCATTCAAGCAGTGAGACAGAGTTGCTTCAG AAAGTGCAACATGAGTTGTTGTCTGTGTATGCCACTCAACTTCTTGAGAAGGAgcactctggattccatgcgtTACTAAGAGATGATAAG GTTGAAGATTTATCAAGGATGTATAGGCTCTTTTCTAAGACCCCTCGAGGCTTAGACCCTGTGGCTAATATTTTTAAGCAG CATGTTACTGCTGAATGGACAGCTTTGGTGAAACATGCTGAAGATGCTGGTAGGAATAAAAAG GCAGATAAGAGAGATGTGGTTGGTTTGCTGGAACAG GTTTATGTTCGAAAAGTAATTGAGCTTCATGATAAATATTTGGCATATGTGAATAGTTGTTTCCAAAACCACATACTTTTTCACAAG GcttttgaagaaacttttgaGCTTTTCTGCAACAAGGGTGTTGCTGGTCGCTCAAGCACTGAACTTCTTGCCACATTCTGTGACCACATTCTCAAAAGAGGCGTGAGTGAGAAATTGAGAGATGATGCCATAGAAGAGACATTGGAGAAG GTGGTAAAGCTGCTAGCTTATATTAGTGATAAGGATTTGTTTGCAGAATTCTATAG GAAAAAGCTAGCCCGGCGGTTGTTATTTAATAAGAGTGCCAATGTTGAACATGAGAGAAGTATCATAACAAAGTTGAAGCAGCACTGTGGGGGGCAGTTCACATCAAAGATGGAGGGAATG GTCACAGATTTGATATTGGCAAGGGAAAATCAAGCCAGCTTTGAGGAGTATGTGAGCAAAAATCCAATAGCAAATCCAGGAATTGACTTGACGGTGACTGTCTTGAAGACTGGCTTCTGGCCTAGCTACAAGTCTTTTGATTTCAACCTCCCGACAGAAATG ATTAGATGTGTTGAAGTATTTGAGGagttttatcaaacaaaaacgAAGCACAGGAAGCTTACGTGGATATATTCTTTGGGAACTTGCATTTTAAATGGAAAATTTGAGCCGAAGTCTATTGAACTCGTTGCCACTACTTATCAG GCTTCTGCTCTGCTGCTCTTTAATGCATCAGATAGATTGAGTTATCAGGAAATCATGACACAATTAAACCTGTCAgatgatgatgttgttgggCTTCTTCATTCTCTTTCATGTGCTAAGTACAAGATTCTCAACAGGCAGCcaagcaccaaaacaatttCTCCGACTGATGTCTTTGAGTTCAACTCAAAGTTCACTGACAAAATGAGGAGGATCAAG TTACCTCTCCCTCCTGTTGATGAGAAGAAAAAGGTAATTGAAAACGTTCACAAGGATAGGCAGTATGCCATAGATGCTTCAATTGTGCGTATTATGAAGAGTCGTAAAGTACTGGGCTACCAGGAACTGGTTATCGAATGTGTTGAGCATTTGGGACGGATGTTCAAG CCTGATGTCAAAGCTATCAAGAAGAGAATTGAAGATTTGATAACTAGAGATTACCTTGAGAGGGACAAAGATGAACCAAACTTGTTCAAGTACTTGGCATGA
- the LOC107026554 gene encoding cullin-1-like isoform X2: MNQLSTIDLEHGWGIIERGITKLKNILEGLPEPQFNSEDYITLYTTIYNMSSKNPVNNCSQQLYDKYREAFEEYNITTVLPSLREKHDEFMLRELVKRWLNNKVMIRWLSRFFHYLERYFISRKSVPGLNEVGVTCFRDQVYQELNGKIDQEREGEKIDRALVKNVMKVYVEMGMGLMVYYENSFESAMLKDTSAYYSRKASNWIIKDSCPDYMLKAEKCLKQEKDRVSHYLHSSSETELLQKVQHELLSVYATQLLEKEHSGFHALLRDDKVEDLSRMYRLFSKTPRGLDPVANIFKQHVTAEWTALVKHAEDAGRNKKADKRDVVGLLEQVYVRKVIELHDKYLAYVNSCFQNHILFHKAFEETFELFCNKGVAGRSSTELLATFCDHILKRGVSEKLRDDAIEETLEKVVKLLAYISDKDLFAEFYRKKLARRLLFNKSANVEHERSIITKLKQHCGGQFTSKMEGMVTDLILARENQASFEEYVSKNPIANPGIDLTVTVLKTGFWPSYKSFDFNLPTEMIRCVEVFEEFYQTKTKHRKLTWIYSLGTCILNGKFEPKSIELVATTYQASALLLFNASDRLSYQEIMTQLNLSDDDVVGLLHSLSCAKYKILNRQPSTKTISPTDVFEFNSKFTDKMRRIKLPLPPVDEKKKVIENVHKDRQYAIDASIVRIMKSRKVLGYQELVIECVEHLGRMFKPDVKAIKKRIEDLITRDYLERDKDEPNLFKYLA, from the exons ATGAACCAACTTAGCACAATCGATCTGGAACATGGATGGGGCATCATTGAAAGGGGCATTACAAAGCTGAAGAACATACTAGAAGGGCTGCCTGAGCCTCAGTTCAACTCAGAGGACTATATAACGCTGTATAC GACCATTTACAACATGTCTTCTAAGAATCCCGTAAATAATTGTTCTCAACAGCTGTATGACAAATATCGTGAAGCTTTTGAAGAATATAACATAACAACG GTATTGCCTTCTTTGAGAGAAAAACATGATGAGTTCATGTTGCGAGAGCTGGTAAAAAGGTGGTTAAATAATAAGGTCATGATCAGATGGTTGTCGAGATTCTTCCATTATCTTGAACGCTATTTTATTTCCCGGAAATCTGTGCCAGGACTTAACGAAGTTGGAGTAACTTGCTTCCGTGATCAG GTCTACCAAGAGTTGAATGGAAAA ATTGATCAAGAGCGTGAGGGAGAGAAAATTGACAGAGCTCTCGTAAAGAATGTGATGAAAGTATATGTTGAAATGGGAATGGGGTTAATGGTTTATTATGAGAACAGTTTTGAATCTGCAATGCTCAAGGACACATCGGCTTATTATTCTCGCAAAGCTTCTAACTGGATCATCAAAGATTCATGTCCAGATTATATGCTGAAA GCCGAGAAGTGCTTGAAACAGGAGAAAGATAGGGTCTCTCATTATCTCCATTCAAGCAGTGAGACAGAGTTGCTTCAG AAAGTGCAACATGAGTTGTTGTCTGTGTATGCCACTCAACTTCTTGAGAAGGAgcactctggattccatgcgtTACTAAGAGATGATAAG GTTGAAGATTTATCAAGGATGTATAGGCTCTTTTCTAAGACCCCTCGAGGCTTAGACCCTGTGGCTAATATTTTTAAGCAG CATGTTACTGCTGAATGGACAGCTTTGGTGAAACATGCTGAAGATGCTGGTAGGAATAAAAAG GCAGATAAGAGAGATGTGGTTGGTTTGCTGGAACAG GTTTATGTTCGAAAAGTAATTGAGCTTCATGATAAATATTTGGCATATGTGAATAGTTGTTTCCAAAACCACATACTTTTTCACAAG GcttttgaagaaacttttgaGCTTTTCTGCAACAAGGGTGTTGCTGGTCGCTCAAGCACTGAACTTCTTGCCACATTCTGTGACCACATTCTCAAAAGAGGCGTGAGTGAGAAATTGAGAGATGATGCCATAGAAGAGACATTGGAGAAG GTGGTAAAGCTGCTAGCTTATATTAGTGATAAGGATTTGTTTGCAGAATTCTATAG GAAAAAGCTAGCCCGGCGGTTGTTATTTAATAAGAGTGCCAATGTTGAACATGAGAGAAGTATCATAACAAAGTTGAAGCAGCACTGTGGGGGGCAGTTCACATCAAAGATGGAGGGAATG GTCACAGATTTGATATTGGCAAGGGAAAATCAAGCCAGCTTTGAGGAGTATGTGAGCAAAAATCCAATAGCAAATCCAGGAATTGACTTGACGGTGACTGTCTTGAAGACTGGCTTCTGGCCTAGCTACAAGTCTTTTGATTTCAACCTCCCGACAGAAATG ATTAGATGTGTTGAAGTATTTGAGGagttttatcaaacaaaaacgAAGCACAGGAAGCTTACGTGGATATATTCTTTGGGAACTTGCATTTTAAATGGAAAATTTGAGCCGAAGTCTATTGAACTCGTTGCCACTACTTATCAG GCTTCTGCTCTGCTGCTCTTTAATGCATCAGATAGATTGAGTTATCAGGAAATCATGACACAATTAAACCTGTCAgatgatgatgttgttgggCTTCTTCATTCTCTTTCATGTGCTAAGTACAAGATTCTCAACAGGCAGCcaagcaccaaaacaatttCTCCGACTGATGTCTTTGAGTTCAACTCAAAGTTCACTGACAAAATGAGGAGGATCAAG TTACCTCTCCCTCCTGTTGATGAGAAGAAAAAGGTAATTGAAAACGTTCACAAGGATAGGCAGTATGCCATAGATGCTTCAATTGTGCGTATTATGAAGAGTCGTAAAGTACTGGGCTACCAGGAACTGGTTATCGAATGTGTTGAGCATTTGGGACGGATGTTCAAG CCTGATGTCAAAGCTATCAAGAAGAGAATTGAAGATTTGATAACTAGAGATTACCTTGAGAGGGACAAAGATGAACCAAACTTGTTCAAGTACTTGGCATGA
- the LOC107026554 gene encoding cullin-1-like isoform X3: MNQLSTIDLEHGWGIIERGITKLKNILEGLPEPQFNSEDYITLYTTIYNMSSKNPVNNCSQQLYDKYREAFEEYNITTVLPSLREKHDEFMLRELVKRWLNNKVMIRWLSRFFHYLERYFISRKSVPGLNEVGVTCFRDQVYQELNGKVRDAVISLIDQEREGEKIDRALVKNVMKVYVEMGMGLMVYYENSFESAMLKDTSAYYSRKASNWIIKDSCPDYMLKAEKCLKQEKDRVSHYLHSSSETELLQKVQHELLSVYATQLLEKEHSGFHALLRDDKVEDLSRMYRLFSKTPRGLDPVANIFKQHVTAEWTALVKHAEDAGRNKKADKRDVVGLLEQVYVRKVIELHDKYLAYVNSCFQNHILFHKAFEETFELFCNKGVAGRSSTELLATFCDHILKRGVSEKLRDDAIEETLEKVVKLLAYISDKDLFAEFYRKKLARRLLFNKSANVEHERSIITKLKQHCGGQFTSKMEGMVTDLILARENQASFEEYVSKNPIANPGIDLTVTVLKTGFWPSYKSFDFNLPTEMIRCVEVFEEFYQTKTKHRKLTWIYSLGTCILNGKFEPKSIELVATTYQASALLLFNASDRLSYQEIMTQLNLSDDDVVGLLHSLSCAKYKILNRQPSTKTISPTDVFEFNSKFTDKMRRIKIPLPPVDEKKKVIEDVDKER; encoded by the exons ATGAACCAACTTAGCACAATCGATCTGGAACATGGATGGGGCATCATTGAAAGGGGCATTACAAAGCTGAAGAACATACTAGAAGGGCTGCCTGAGCCTCAGTTCAACTCAGAGGACTATATAACGCTGTATAC GACCATTTACAACATGTCTTCTAAGAATCCCGTAAATAATTGTTCTCAACAGCTGTATGACAAATATCGTGAAGCTTTTGAAGAATATAACATAACAACG GTATTGCCTTCTTTGAGAGAAAAACATGATGAGTTCATGTTGCGAGAGCTGGTAAAAAGGTGGTTAAATAATAAGGTCATGATCAGATGGTTGTCGAGATTCTTCCATTATCTTGAACGCTATTTTATTTCCCGGAAATCTGTGCCAGGACTTAACGAAGTTGGAGTAACTTGCTTCCGTGATCAG GTCTACCAAGAGTTGAATGGAAAAGTAAGGGATGCTGTTATATCTCTG ATTGATCAAGAGCGTGAGGGAGAGAAAATTGACAGAGCTCTCGTAAAGAATGTGATGAAAGTATATGTTGAAATGGGAATGGGGTTAATGGTTTATTATGAGAACAGTTTTGAATCTGCAATGCTCAAGGACACATCGGCTTATTATTCTCGCAAAGCTTCTAACTGGATCATCAAAGATTCATGTCCAGATTATATGCTGAAA GCCGAGAAGTGCTTGAAACAGGAGAAAGATAGGGTCTCTCATTATCTCCATTCAAGCAGTGAGACAGAGTTGCTTCAG AAAGTGCAACATGAGTTGTTGTCTGTGTATGCCACTCAACTTCTTGAGAAGGAgcactctggattccatgcgtTACTAAGAGATGATAAG GTTGAAGATTTATCAAGGATGTATAGGCTCTTTTCTAAGACCCCTCGAGGCTTAGACCCTGTGGCTAATATTTTTAAGCAG CATGTTACTGCTGAATGGACAGCTTTGGTGAAACATGCTGAAGATGCTGGTAGGAATAAAAAG GCAGATAAGAGAGATGTGGTTGGTTTGCTGGAACAG GTTTATGTTCGAAAAGTAATTGAGCTTCATGATAAATATTTGGCATATGTGAATAGTTGTTTCCAAAACCACATACTTTTTCACAAG GcttttgaagaaacttttgaGCTTTTCTGCAACAAGGGTGTTGCTGGTCGCTCAAGCACTGAACTTCTTGCCACATTCTGTGACCACATTCTCAAAAGAGGCGTGAGTGAGAAATTGAGAGATGATGCCATAGAAGAGACATTGGAGAAG GTGGTAAAGCTGCTAGCTTATATTAGTGATAAGGATTTGTTTGCAGAATTCTATAG GAAAAAGCTAGCCCGGCGGTTGTTATTTAATAAGAGTGCCAATGTTGAACATGAGAGAAGTATCATAACAAAGTTGAAGCAGCACTGTGGGGGGCAGTTCACATCAAAGATGGAGGGAATG GTCACAGATTTGATATTGGCAAGGGAAAATCAAGCCAGCTTTGAGGAGTATGTGAGCAAAAATCCAATAGCAAATCCAGGAATTGACTTGACGGTGACTGTCTTGAAGACTGGCTTCTGGCCTAGCTACAAGTCTTTTGATTTCAACCTCCCGACAGAAATG ATTAGATGTGTTGAAGTATTTGAGGagttttatcaaacaaaaacgAAGCACAGGAAGCTTACGTGGATATATTCTTTGGGAACTTGCATTTTAAATGGAAAATTTGAGCCGAAGTCTATTGAACTCGTTGCCACTACTTATCAG GCTTCTGCTCTGCTGCTCTTTAATGCATCAGATAGATTGAGTTATCAGGAAATCATGACACAATTAAACCTGTCAgatgatgatgttgttgggCTTCTTCATTCTCTTTCATGTGCTAAGTACAAGATTCTCAACAGGCAGCcaagcaccaaaacaatttCTCCGACTGATGTCTTTGAGTTCAACTCAAAGTTCACTGACAAAATGAGGAGGATCAAG ATACCTCTCCCTCCTGTTGATGAGAAGAAAAAGGTAATTGAAGATGTTGACAAGGAAAGGTGA
- the LOC107026554 gene encoding cullin-1-like isoform X4 has protein sequence MNQLSTIDLEHGWGIIERGITKLKNILEGLPEPQFNSEDYITLYTTIYNMSSKNPVNNCSQQLYDKYREAFEEYNITTVLPSLREKHDEFMLRELVKRWLNNKVMIRWLSRFFHYLERYFISRKSVPGLNEVGVTCFRDQVYQELNGKVRDAVISLIDQEREGEKIDRALVKNVMKVYVEMGMGLMVYYENSFESAMLKDTSAYYSRKASNWIIKDSCPDYMLKAEKCLKQEKDRVSHYLHSSSETELLQKVQHELLSVYATQLLEKEHSGFHALLRDDKVEDLSRMYRLFSKTPRGLDPVANIFKQHVTAEWTALVKHAEDAGRNKKADKRDVVGLLEQVYVRKVIELHDKYLAYVNSCFQNHILFHKAFEETFELFCNKGVAGRSSTELLATFCDHILKRGVSEKLRDDAIEETLEKVVKLLAYISDKDLFAEFYRKKLARRLLFNKSANVEHERSIITKLKQHCGGQFTSKMEGMVTDLILARENQASFEEYVSKNPIANPGIDLTVTVLKTGFWPSYKSFDFNLPTEMIRCVEVFEEFYQTKTKHRKLTWIYSLGTCILNGKFEPKSIELVATTYQASALLLFNASDRLSYQEIMTQLNLSDDDVVGLLHSLSCAKYKILNRQPSTKTISPTDVFEFNSKFTDKMRRIKVQ, from the exons ATGAACCAACTTAGCACAATCGATCTGGAACATGGATGGGGCATCATTGAAAGGGGCATTACAAAGCTGAAGAACATACTAGAAGGGCTGCCTGAGCCTCAGTTCAACTCAGAGGACTATATAACGCTGTATAC GACCATTTACAACATGTCTTCTAAGAATCCCGTAAATAATTGTTCTCAACAGCTGTATGACAAATATCGTGAAGCTTTTGAAGAATATAACATAACAACG GTATTGCCTTCTTTGAGAGAAAAACATGATGAGTTCATGTTGCGAGAGCTGGTAAAAAGGTGGTTAAATAATAAGGTCATGATCAGATGGTTGTCGAGATTCTTCCATTATCTTGAACGCTATTTTATTTCCCGGAAATCTGTGCCAGGACTTAACGAAGTTGGAGTAACTTGCTTCCGTGATCAG GTCTACCAAGAGTTGAATGGAAAAGTAAGGGATGCTGTTATATCTCTG ATTGATCAAGAGCGTGAGGGAGAGAAAATTGACAGAGCTCTCGTAAAGAATGTGATGAAAGTATATGTTGAAATGGGAATGGGGTTAATGGTTTATTATGAGAACAGTTTTGAATCTGCAATGCTCAAGGACACATCGGCTTATTATTCTCGCAAAGCTTCTAACTGGATCATCAAAGATTCATGTCCAGATTATATGCTGAAA GCCGAGAAGTGCTTGAAACAGGAGAAAGATAGGGTCTCTCATTATCTCCATTCAAGCAGTGAGACAGAGTTGCTTCAG AAAGTGCAACATGAGTTGTTGTCTGTGTATGCCACTCAACTTCTTGAGAAGGAgcactctggattccatgcgtTACTAAGAGATGATAAG GTTGAAGATTTATCAAGGATGTATAGGCTCTTTTCTAAGACCCCTCGAGGCTTAGACCCTGTGGCTAATATTTTTAAGCAG CATGTTACTGCTGAATGGACAGCTTTGGTGAAACATGCTGAAGATGCTGGTAGGAATAAAAAG GCAGATAAGAGAGATGTGGTTGGTTTGCTGGAACAG GTTTATGTTCGAAAAGTAATTGAGCTTCATGATAAATATTTGGCATATGTGAATAGTTGTTTCCAAAACCACATACTTTTTCACAAG GcttttgaagaaacttttgaGCTTTTCTGCAACAAGGGTGTTGCTGGTCGCTCAAGCACTGAACTTCTTGCCACATTCTGTGACCACATTCTCAAAAGAGGCGTGAGTGAGAAATTGAGAGATGATGCCATAGAAGAGACATTGGAGAAG GTGGTAAAGCTGCTAGCTTATATTAGTGATAAGGATTTGTTTGCAGAATTCTATAG GAAAAAGCTAGCCCGGCGGTTGTTATTTAATAAGAGTGCCAATGTTGAACATGAGAGAAGTATCATAACAAAGTTGAAGCAGCACTGTGGGGGGCAGTTCACATCAAAGATGGAGGGAATG GTCACAGATTTGATATTGGCAAGGGAAAATCAAGCCAGCTTTGAGGAGTATGTGAGCAAAAATCCAATAGCAAATCCAGGAATTGACTTGACGGTGACTGTCTTGAAGACTGGCTTCTGGCCTAGCTACAAGTCTTTTGATTTCAACCTCCCGACAGAAATG ATTAGATGTGTTGAAGTATTTGAGGagttttatcaaacaaaaacgAAGCACAGGAAGCTTACGTGGATATATTCTTTGGGAACTTGCATTTTAAATGGAAAATTTGAGCCGAAGTCTATTGAACTCGTTGCCACTACTTATCAG GCTTCTGCTCTGCTGCTCTTTAATGCATCAGATAGATTGAGTTATCAGGAAATCATGACACAATTAAACCTGTCAgatgatgatgttgttgggCTTCTTCATTCTCTTTCATGTGCTAAGTACAAGATTCTCAACAGGCAGCcaagcaccaaaacaatttCTCCGACTGATGTCTTTGAGTTCAACTCAAAGTTCACTGACAAAATGAGGAGGATCAAGGTACAATAA